From a single Apium graveolens cultivar Ventura chromosome 2, ASM990537v1, whole genome shotgun sequence genomic region:
- the LOC141707172 gene encoding serine/threonine protein phosphatase 2A 57 kDa regulatory subunit B' beta isoform-like has product MFNKIIKRGQKKGSKQELIEPPNANPDVAPSVTVNHASRASIGSPAAIHQITVPNSGVVEILPALKEVPVADRHVLFIKKLQLCCVSFDFSEAMKNAREKEIKRQTLSELVDLVQSGSWKMNEIIQEEMIKMISVNLFRCLPPSSHENTGSTAGDGDDDDMYLEPSWPHLQMVYELLLRYVVSSDTDTKVAKRYLDHSFVLKLLDLFDSEDPREREYLKTVLHRVYGKFMVHRPCIRKAINNIFYRFIFETERHSGIGELLEILGSIINGFALPMKEEHKLFLVRALIPLHKPKSVSSYHQQLSYCIIQFVEKDFKLSDTVIRGILRYWPVTNCGKELLFLGELEEVLEVTQSSEFQRCMIPLFRQISRCLTSPNFQVAERALFLWNNDHIVSLMSQNRQVVLPVIFEALEKNVRSHWNQAIHGLTTNVQRMFHEMDSELFEECQKEYYEKESRAAELEEKRKLIWQRLERVAAQAGRDDMVMVN; this is encoded by the exons ATGTTTAATAAGATAATAAAACGGGGACAGAAGAAGGGTTCGAAGCAGGAACTTATCGAACCCCCGAATGCAAATCCAGATGTTGCGCCATCAGTTACTGTGAACCATGCTTCTCGAGCTTCAATTGGGTCGCCAGCTGCCATACATCAAATAACTGTACCTAATTCGGGTGTCGTTGAGATTTTACCCGCGTTAAAGGAAGTCCCTGTAGCAGATCGTCATGTTTTGTTTATTAAGAAGCTTCAGCTTTGTTGTGTCAGTTTTGATTTCTCAGAAGCGATGAAGAATGCGCGTGAGAAGGAGATTAAGAGGCAAACACTTTCCGAGCTTGTTGATTTAGTGCAATCTGGTTCTTGGAAGATGAATGAGATTATACAGGAGGAAATGATTAAGATGATCTCAGTTAATCTTTTCAGGTGTTTGCCCCCTTCGTCACATGAGAATACGGGCAGTACGGCTGGAGACGGGGATGACGATGATATGTACTTGGAGCCCTCTTGGCCTCATTTGCAGATGGTGTATGAGTTACTTCTCAGATATGTGGTTTCATCAGATACAGATACTAAAGTTGCAAAGCGATATTTAGATCATTCGTTTGTTTTAAAGTTACTTGATTTATTTGATTCAGAGGATCCACGAGAACGCGAGTATTTAAAAACGGTACTCCATCGTGTTTATGGAAAGTTCATGGTTCATCGCCCCTGTATAAGGAAGGCAATAAATAATATCTTTTATCGATTTATATTTGAAACAGAGAGGCACAGCGGGATTGGTGAGTTGTTGGAGATTCTTGGTAGTATAATAAATGGATTTGCACTTCCAATGAAAGAAGAACATAAGTTGTTCCTTGTCCGAGCTCTTATTCCACTCCACAAGCCTAAATCAGTCTCGTCATATCATCAACAATTGTCTTATTGCATCATCCAGTTTGTTGAGAAAGATTTCAAGTTGTCTGATACTGTTATTCGTGGTATATTGAGATACTGGCCAGTCACTAATTGTGGGAAAGAACTTCTTTTCCTTGGTGAACTGGaagaagttttggaggtaacaCAGTCTTCTGAGTTTCAGCGCTGTATGATTCCACTTTTTAGACAGATTTCACGTTGCCTCACTAGCCCAAATTTCCAG GTTGCTGAAAGAGCACTCTTTTTGTGGAACAATGATCACATAGTGAGCTTAATGTCACAGAACCGGCAAGTTGTCTTGCCAGTTATCTTTGAGGCATTAGAGAAGAATGTACGTAGTCACTGGAACCAGGCGATTCATGGGCTGACTACAAATGTTCAAAGAATGTTCCACGAGATGGATTCTGAGCTATTTGAAGAATGCCAGAAGGAGTATTACGAGAAGGAATCCAGAGCAGCTGAATTGGAGGAGAAGCGGAAGTTGATATGGCAGAGATTGGAAAGGGTTGCTGCACAGGCTGGGCGAGATGACATGGTTATGGTAAACTGA
- the LOC141707171 gene encoding protein SEEDLING PLASTID DEVELOPMENT 1, whose product MSALNSHFLLIDLHNSWHSATQIPSTTLAYFNAVSKFSSFSAANRRTGGRHVRVASANSPVESIRSPEIRRPRDNWSAPGNGLVSVSSNSVSTSGSESVPELNLFLELVPLRMRNELYGHQEIGDLIEIVMDLGRVPLARFPSGDWVISEQPVKLEDLEHAISKVGDFSDDNRSGINNSLHRISAIRNRKMQIIGLTCRVGRAVSGSAEIIRDLIEGGGSILVIGPPGVGKTTLIREIARMLADERKKRVVIIDTSNEIGGDGDVPHSGIGRARRMQVPNVNMQHNVMIEAVENHTPQTIIIDEIGTELEALAASTISQRGVQLVGTAHGMTIDNIMKNPSLQILVGGIESVTLGDEEARKRKVQKTILERKGPPTFTCAVEMISRTECRVHHRLDETVDALLKGKSPLFEIRHMDAEASNKYLQFTSTPELSRLESGFVNNVKRQETESDGEEDFSGFVEPSSKAVRKRSSPVYVYTYKILEAELQQVAAVMGLEDEIYVTEDIGLADALLATSSELKQNPWIRSVAKFQKLPVFVIKSSNMSQLVKAIRMILDKFSCVAKSKQPIKSSSDIEIEDDAPKRKPSLEEIDALEEVRLAIEYIVIPGGEPVELLPRRSEIFALQLELVESYQLAVENTGTEMNPRMQILPHKLNKKASANNSKRSASLQEGFSIQAVPNNGVGTGVPQLPLLPE is encoded by the exons ATGTCAGCTTTGAATTCACATTTTCTACTCATTGATCTCCACAATTCATGGCACTCAGCAACGCAAATCCCGTCTACAACTCTAGCTTACTTTAATGCTGTGTCGAAATTCTCATCTTTCTCTGCGGCAAATCGTCGAACAGGTGGTAGGCATGTTAGGGTAGCATCGGCTAATTCGCCTGTAGAGTCGATCAGATCGCCAGAAATTCGGCGACCCAGGGATAATTGGTCGGCGCCGGGAAATGGGTTGGTGTCAGTTTCTTCTAATTCGGTTTCTACTTCGGGATCAGAGTCTGTTCCGGAGCTCAACTTGTTTCTTGAATTGGTGCCTTTGAGAATGAGAAATGAACTTTATGGGCATCAAGAAATTGGTGATTTGATTGAGATTGTGATGGATTTGGGAAGGGTTCCGCTTGCTAGGTTCCCGTCTGGTGATTGGGTGATTTCGGAACAGCCTGTGAAGCTAGAAGATTTAGAGCATGCGATTTCAAAG GTTGGTGACTTCTCAGATGATAATCGGTCTGGAATTAATAATTCTTTACATCGTATAAGTGCAATTCGAAACCGTAAAATGCAAATCATAGGCCTCACCTGCCGAGTAGGTCGAGCTGTTTCTGGAAGTGCTGAAATTATACGAGACTTGATTGAAGGAGGTGGTTCCATCTTGGTTATAGGACCTCCTGGAGTTGGCAAAACAACCTTGATCAG AGAAATCGCCAGAATGCTCGCAGATGAGCGGAAGAAAAGAGTAGTTATAATAGACACATCAAATGAGATTGGAGGTGATGGAGATGTTCCTCATTCTGGAATAGGCCGTGCGAGAAGGATGCAAGTTCCAAATGTCAATATGCAACACAAT GTGATGATTGAGGCTGTTGAAAACCATACCCCTCAAACCATCATAATTGATGAAATTGGAACCGAGCTTGAAGCATTGGCAGCTAGTACAATATCGCAGAGAGGAGTTCAACTTGTTGGAACTGCACATGGAATGACTATAGATAATATAATGAAAAATCCCTCTCTTCAGATTCTTGTAGGAGGCATAGAG AGTGTCACCCTTGGAGACGAGGAGGCGAGAAAAAGGAAGGTGCAGAAAACAATTCTTGAGAGGAAAGGGCCTCCTACATTTACATGTGCTGTTGAAATGATATCTAGAACTGAATGTCGTGTTCATCACAGATTAGACGAAACAGTAGATGCCTTACTTAAAG GAAAATCCCCTCTGTTTGAGATACGTCACATGGATGCTGAAGCTAGTAATAAGTATTTGCAATTTACTTCAACACCAGAACTCAGTCGTCTAGAGTCTGGCTTTGTTAACAACGTAAAAAGACAGGAAACAGAATCCGATGGGGAAGAAGATTTTTCTGGATTTGTAGAACCAAGCTCTAAGGCAGTGCGCAAGAGGAGCTCCCCTGTGTATGTGTATACTTATAAG ATCCTGGAAGCTGAGCTACAACAGGTAGCAGCAGTGATGGGACTAGAGGATGAAATATATGTCACAGAGGACATTGGCCTGGCAGATGCCCTTCTAGCAACTAGTTCTGAACTGAAACAGAATCCTTGGATCCGCAGTGTAGCTAAATTTCAAAAGTTGCCTGTATTTGTTATTAAG TCAAGTAACATGTCACAATTGGTCAAGGCTATCCGCATGATTCTGGATAAGTTTTCCTGTGTTGCCAAATCAAAGCAACCTATTAAAAGTTCATCAGACATTGAAATTGAAGACGATGCACCAAAAAGAAAACCATCACTAGAGGAGATTGATGCCTTGGAG GAGGTACGTCTTGCGATAGAGTATATAGTGATTCCTGGAGGTGAGCCCGTAGAACTTCTTCCTAGACGCTCAGAGATTTTTGCGCTCCAACTTGAGCTTGTCGAAAGCTATCAGCTAGCAGTGGAGAATACAGGTACTGAGATGAATCCAAGAATGCAAATTCTTCCTCATAAGTTGAACAAAAAAGCTTCTGCGAATAACTCTAAACGTAGTGCAAGTTTACAAGAAGGTTTTAGCATTCAAGCAGTCCCTAATAACGGTGTTGGAACTGGGGTTCCTCAGCTACCCCTTCTTCCGGAATAA